Part of the Musa acuminata AAA Group cultivar baxijiao chromosome BXJ2-7, Cavendish_Baxijiao_AAA, whole genome shotgun sequence genome is shown below.
TCGAAGAAAATTCCAAGGTTATAGGACCCTAAGCTGTGCAAGGAAGGAAGCACATAGGTCGAGAAAGAGGAGCTGCGGCCCGCTCACCCTCTGCAAGTCGAGGAGATACTTCTCTTCCCTGGTCTTGTAGAGCTGCGATTCATAACACAAAAGAAGTATTATTCATAGAATTCAAATAATGACGTTACCTGAACTAAAAGTATAAGACAAACGGTAAAttgattaacatatatatatttatccacAGAGCGTAGACCACATTTCATAACCTTTCCAAGTGCATCAAACTGAGTAAGACATGATATACGTGCCACCATATAGAACCTGAGAGCATGGGATGATACCTGGATTTCAAACTTGATCGTGCTGAATTCTTTCCCAGAAACATTGTCACTTTCAACAATGGCAGATTCATCGCTAACACTATGGTTAGCATGCAGGGAATCATTGAACATGCTCTCTGCATGATCAGAAATGCCAAAAAAATATCGGCATTTCATGTTATAATGTCCAATCTTTTTCCAACAAACATTTAGTTCTCGTAGAGCTTTAAGGACCTCCGTCATTATTTCACGAGGATGAGCTCGAGACTGTCAGTCAAAACACATATTCAAGTCAGGAAGAGGATTGATCAATAGTAATGTAAAGATAGACAAGATAAACATGTGATGACCTGAAGTCCAAGAGCCCATTTTTTCTCAACAGGAACAGACGGTCTCAAACCAATTCCCAGTGGATCCATATATCCTGGTAGATGATGTGCAATAGCTGGAGCTTCACTTGCACCCATGCGTGAGAAACCATAATCCTGTAAAACCAAGCATTTAAATAACACACTTAATATTACATGTTATGCAAACAGGAATACAGTTAACACTTCTGCAGATTTGGCTAGACAGAGATTGGTAAGAACTACATGTTAAACTTATAAAAATGCAGCACATACCATAGTTTCTTGAAAATCACCCCCAAGGTAGCCACTCATAGCACGGAACCTATTGTCCAGAAGCAAGTAATATGAAACGGTTGCCTGATTATAAACAGTTATACAATAAGTTATGATTCCAGAAACGGAAGGTTATTAAAAACAATCATATAATATGTTACGATTCCAGAAAATGAAGGTTATAAGTCAAAGAAGCTTCAAATCACATCAGATACCTCATTCTGAATTCTGTTATGAAGAGATTCAACCAACTGGTTCTTGTCAAAGCCCATTTTGATTACCTCCTGAAGAATGTCTTCTTCAATCTGCAAGAATGGCCAAAAGTAATCCCCATCTTAGGAATTGTCATGGCATCCATCGAAGAATAGATAACTTGAGAAAATACAAATAAACACTAATCAGCCCACTCCATAGCACCAGAACAGATACATCTGCTTGGAAATAACATAAACAAGGTACAAAACGAAAAGAGTGAAAAGTAAGCACAGTGCAAATATACATCCATTTAATGCTTTTAACCAGTATGATGAATCAGATTTCACTAGAAACAGTGCAAAGAAAACTAGAAGAAACCATAAGAACAGAAGTTACCCACAattatcctttcttttttttgtataTCTATCATTTCCTCAGCACTAAAACAAAAAGATAACTAGCTTGCCAAAGGAATAAACAATTTTGATTAAGAACCATTTATCATGAGACTTCATCGTGAAATAGACcttattataaaaattttcttCCAAACCTTTTAGTTATTTGCCAAATGAAGTGAAACGTCTAGCCACTTTAAAAAGTTGATTCTTTGCAACCTAGGAGACCAGGGTTCGAGTCATGGAAATAGCCTcttaaaatatttaaaggtaagactGCATACATTGATCCTCCCCAAACCCCACATTGGCGAGAACCTTGTGCACTAGGTACGCTCTTTTTTAAGTGAAACGTCTAGCCAGTAACAAAAACTAATAAATGCACATCATTAAATCAGACACAATATTACAAATCCAGAAAGTTTTAAGATGGCATCTAAAATAGAGTATGACTTGACTAATTAACAACACCTACGGAACTTACCTTTTTAGCTTGCATAATAGTATCTGGTGGAGGTACAGCCAAATAACGAGGAAGACGAGTCTGGAACCATGGATGTTCTCGAATCTCCCGAATGGTTATTCGCTTCATAGGATCAACAATCAGCATTCTGGGAATTAAATCGCGTGCAAGAGCAGACAAATGGCTAGGAAGGGTATATATCCCGCCCTAAAGATTTTGATAATATAGGATATGTTAGATTATTGTATTTGTCTATACAGCTGGAGTGACAGTCTGATTTGTCCAAGATTTCTTACCTTTATTTTCTTAAATAAGTTGGGTATGTTCTCATCATCAAAGGGTAGGGTTCCACATAGAAGAGCATAAAGAATAACACCACAACTCCACACATCGACCTCAGGCCCAGCATACAATTTCCCAGAAATTACCTAAAGTTGAAGACAAGAAAATAGTAAAAGTCAAATAAATAGAGTACAAAAACTTGTACAGCGGAAGAACTACATACCTCGGGAGCAGCATAGTTGGGGCTCCCACAGCTAGTCTTCAGAAAATGGCCATCACGCATGACATTACTCAAGCCGAAGTCAGCAATTTTAACGTCACATTTTGAATCCAACAGCAAATTTTCTGGTTTCAAATCTCGATGAACTACCATGTTTCTATGACAGTATTCAACGCCAGATATAATCTGTTTGAGGAAAGCATGGATATTCACCGAAAGTGAAGGAAAGAAATAGTTAGACATGCTTCAATCTTGGTAGAACAGAATGCCACAATGCAACAAATATTTTGATAAACTTGTTAGGAAAAAGAGGCTTTTAAAGCAAACATCAGTATTAGTATGCCACAAAAGCCAATATATTAAAGGTATCAAAAATAACACACTGAACAGATTATATAGCTGATAACCAAAAGTTGTTAGAACTATTTGGATTTGCCAAACGGATATTTTCATTGATTGAGCTCTTTCTAAGCAATACATCCATCACATTATTTTTACTCCACAgtaaaaatttagaaaatattgcACAGAAGTTCAACACTAGAGTTATGCTTATCAAAGAAAAATCATCACAGCTATGATTTAACGATGCATTACAGAAAAAATGATGAACAAGAAATATAATCTCAAGTACCTGCTGAAAAAAGCGACGAGCTTCATCTTCTTGCAGCCTGCCCTTTTCAACGATATAATCAAATAGCTCACCTGACTTAACATACTCCATCACAACATAAATGTCTGACTGTGTCTCTATTACCTCATAGAGATGGATGATATGTGGATGCATAAATAATCTCAATATTTTGATCTCTCGCCTCACTGCAATACAGACAAATGTCATTTAAAGAAATATTAACCAATGAAAGAGAGAATAGATAATAAATCCAGATGAGATAATCATGAGTGATCTCTCGCCTCATGGAAATACAGAGAAAATTCACCTAGAAAAACAGTAACAAATGAATGAGAAGATAGACAATAGTTCTGACAAGATGGTCATGAAATATTATCGGAACTGTTCATAAATATCCAAATTTTGGTTTCTCCAGAGCATGAATATGACAGATTTGAAGCCATGATCATGTTGGACACACATTATGTGTATGATATGGATATGCATCAGACATGATGCTATATGTACCCAACAATAAGCTTATAAACACTAACACAAGGGGGGAAAAGGTAGCAGAACATGGTTATTTGGAAGCAAATTTATAAAGCATAGTCAAGCTAATGTTCTCAAGTCCTCTGAGCTCCCCAGTCAAATGACAATACGGACTTCTGGTTGGTGGATCTCTACCAGAACCCCAGCCTCTCAGAGCTTCCTCTGCAATGGTAAGAAGAAGCATTAGAGACCAAGAGACAAAGGTCAGGGTTCTCCTTGTGAAGCATTTGGGTTCTCAGACAAGGATCACAATTGGCCTCGGTATGTCTGAGAGATATGCTGGTAATCAAAGAATTTAAGCACCACCAAGCATGTGAGATATCCATTACCATGCTTCCCTCTTGCTCTTGATTCCTTTTCCAGTCTCAGGGCACCTCTTATATGTTTAGCTTAGTCTTCTACTCGACAAATTTTTTTAGACAGAATTTGGGTGTATGATCAATTGTGACTAATATACTTTTGCAAGCAACAGATGTTTTTATTTGTAacttcaatatttttattttgtgatCATGCCCTCCTCCAAATCCTATATTGTTTTTGAATGTTGGATTATAGCCTTGCATAATTGATATCAAATATTAGATCCTGTCATCTGGGCAATTCGCAAGTGCAGAAATATCatataaagaagaaaaaacaGAAATAGAAACTTATGGATGAAATATTCAGAACAAAAATAACCCCACACTGTAAATCATACAAACTATGCACTCAAAATGTGAAATGATAAGAtggtatatatatttaattacagTGTGGATGCATGTTGTGTCCTATTGTTTTAAGACATCATGTTAGCATGTCCATGACAAGTCCGTCTCTCCTGTTTTGTGCTTCGATGTAATGTATGTTTATAAACCACAAAATGTTAGAAAAAAGATAAGAAGAGTAGAAAACCTTAAAAATGGTAGTAACAAAAAAGAGAGTAATATTGCATGATATATTTGTGGAAAAAATTCATAGATAAATATTTAGTTGAACAGTACAAAAAATACATTTCACGAACTATATTGGCCATTGGTGAAGGAACCATACAAAGTGGGAGGAAGACTGTGATGGCATGCATATAGGGCTAGATGGGTTTACTTTTAATAACTTGGCCTTAAGCATCTATGAGCCACATGGTTTTTGTTGATgtgaacaactttaagccgtggcctcggggccgacgcggcttggttcgggtccggatgagggGGGATCTTCCAGGGACGATCCTCGTGACGGTTGAGGTGGTTGAtcgcggtggtccgatcgggacggggtcgccgttTCCTCCGGGAAGGAACTCCTCGCCTCGGCGTTTAGTGGGAGACCTCCGCCTTCATGCCTGCACAAAGGTCAGGTcgggggagctcggcccgacccctccgacgatcaagttagtgaatagtcgcaGGGGGTTTTTTATCTAAGCTGATgttctctctcctcctccccttTTCCTCGGAGCACGAGGGTTTTTATAAGGAGGATTACCGTTGgctgatgtgcctgcccgcagggagcaggatcgtacttttggtagcgtctgacatagccgtcggcgtggcgtgagggatcgagcctgagcagggtgttaatgtgccttggtagACGTTCCGGTCtgcgttgaccaggtgctgtcaggtCAACAGAGGCGTGAGGCGTCGTCTGGGGCAGCTGATGTCACGcgagtcttatcgcaattattatcctcatcatattccccccccccgaaggaagctatgcgtcggctGCTGTAAAAGgagggtccgaggcatggcttcggctTTAAGAAACTATCCCTGCCGGGCGGTCGCCGGTCCGttgccaggggtgtgggaatcGTGGAGTTTAGTATTTAATGAGGGTTGGATGTGTAGCGGTGGCCCTGGGTagtgtgcggccgaggagcacaactcagtcgagcaggccgagcagaggctgtggtctcgggcgacacgtAGCCGAGGGCCATGACTCagacgggcaggccgcgtagaggtagtggcctcgggcagcatggagccgaggagcacgactcaggcgggcaggtcgcgcagaggttgtggtctcgggcaacgcgCAGTCGAGGAGCAACTTGGTTGTGATCAGCAAATCATTGCTTGGTGACGCGCGAGCCCGGGTGGCCAGGCCATTCCCCGCCTAGGGAAGCCTAGGGGACCGTCACTTTCGGGAGTCGCTAGTTTTCGAGGCTGATAAGATCAGCGCTTCAGCATTCGCACCGCGTGCCCGTTGGCTGCCACGTTAAGCTATATTTATGGTGAAGTGACGTTTGGTCTGCTTGACGCAACGTGCTTCAGGAGAGGAAGGGTCACCGTTTTGGCGAGATTTGGCCTATAAATATCGTGCAGTTGGCTTCCTGCACGTCTCGTTACTTGCATTCGCTCGGTTGCTTCTTCGGACTGTATTGCTTCGTCCGAATCGGCTGTCCTGCTGTTCCTTCCTAAGGTCGGTGAGGATGGCTTCCCCTTCTTCCTTGCCCTTGCCTTCTTCACCATCCACCTCCGGTAATGCCGGAGAGAAAACATTGTCGTCGAGCCCTAACTCGTCATCCGACGAAAAAGCGGCTAGGGCTCTCGAAGccttaatgtggccgcacgacctcgactctacTGTGAGCGAGTCGTCACTTGGTTACCTCCGGGGCCGTTACGGTATCCCGGAGGAATTTGTGCTTGTTGCccctgagccggggcagcgggcgtacGACCCTATCCCAAAGGGTTTCGCCTTAACTTTAGATGCCTTTGAGGCCGGGCTACACCTCCCATTGCATCCCGTCATCACCTCTTGTATCTCGTGGTGGCGCATTTCCCCGTCACAGATGGCACCGAACtcctggcgctatctggtggcgttcctagGGGAGTGTCACTACGCCAATATTACCCCGACCCAAtctctcttcctctcctgctttcgcctttccaaggggtcggggggttaCTATCTGTCCGCCCGAGCGGACTTCCGGGTtagcggggctccttccagtaataagggatggaaggggcgTTTCTTTTTTGTCTGTCGTTCGGAGGATTGGGGCTTCGGGCTCCGGTGGGCGACGCGCGTGATTGACAACACCGCCCCGGCCCTGAACGACGAGGAGCGCAGGGACCTTCGGCGGCTCAAGGAGATTCTCCCCGCCTCCCGGGTTATCCGGGAAATGACCGAGGGGTGGCTGGTCGAGGTGGGTCTTAGCCCGACGCCTCGAGGTATGCCCGCAGTGGGTAGCGTCAGGGTTTTCCTAAAGATCGTTTTCGGTGTTCCGACCAATGTCGGTGCTTTcgtgcagagatggtgaacctcgtCGCTGTGCGAGGGGAGCGCTCTTCGTCAGTCACGTCGTCGCGTCAAACGGCTAGTCAAGGGCCAGCTCAAAAGAAGCGCTAGTAGAACTCGAGGCCAGTCGGCCCCAGAAGAAATCGAAGATCGGCGTCCAAAAGGAGGATATGCCGCCACCTCGGGCCAGGGAGGTCGTTGTTGAACCAGGCTGTCGTGATCGGCGACGAGGCCCTGGTCGGGGCGAGGCCGGCCCGAGCAATGAAGGGGCGGGGAAGGCGCCCCGAGAACCCTCCATCCGCGATCTGTGTCGCCTCCCTGCGAGAGCGCAGGACGAGCCCTATCAAGCTTGGGTGATGGGCGGACTTCCGAAGGGCCAGCCCTCCGATCCGCTGGTCGCCCGATGGGCTGGCATGACCCGCGGACTTCGGGTATGGGCCGACGGGGAGGCCGCGGCCTCCTTCGCACGAGGCGGGCTTTATCCCGATATGGCTCGGGATCTATACACCATGCCCTCGGACGTTTTGCTGGGCAAGTCTGCTAAGTCTTTGCTGTGGGTAAGCATCTTGCTAGCGACTCCCTGCCTATGCCTGAACGGTATTCATTCTGACTTCTTTCTTTATGCAGGGCCATCATTATACTATGGCGTTGATGGACCGCGTCCGTGACGTGGGTCGGGCCCTCGGCGTTTTGAGCGACCGCAACGCCGAGCTGCGTCGGCAGATTGAGGAGGTCCGCGCAGGGGCGGCTCCGAAGGCGGTCGCTGCGGCCAAGCAGCGTGCCTCCGATCTGGAAGCGGAAGTGACGCGCCTCTCCTCCGTCTCGAGGGCGGCCGAGCAACGCATCTCAAAGCTGGAGGCGAAGTCGGCACGCCTCCAATCAGAGGTGAAGGCGGCCAAGGATCAGAATAATGAGCTCCAGACGCTCCTGAGGGTGACTAGGACCGAGGCTCGTCTGGCTCGAGATGAGGCGGCGAGCCTCGCTCGAAAGTTGGAGGATGCGCGCGCCGAGGTGAAGGGGGCTTCCGACGCCCTGGCCGCCGAGAGGAGTCAGCGGCCGGAGAAAGACAGGAAGCTGATTGAGGACTACAAAGAGTCCTCAGGCTTTCAGCTTGGTCTGATCCGGTCGAGGCAGGTTACCTATGAATATGGGTATCGGATTGCCCTGGCTCGTCTCAAGGCGCGCCACCCCAACCTGGAGGTCGAGGAAAACCCCTTCGCCTCCTACCCCGAGGACCAGAGCGTCGATATGCCAGACGAGGTCCCTTTTGATGAC
Proteins encoded:
- the LOC103973546 gene encoding SNF1-related protein kinase catalytic subunit alpha KIN10, giving the protein MEGSGRGGGNADVVLQNYKLGKTLGIGSFGKVKIAEHLLTGHKVAIKILNRRKIKNMEMEEKVRREIKILRLFMHPHIIHLYEVIETQSDIYVVMEYVKSGELFDYIVEKGRLQEDEARRFFQQIISGVEYCHRNMVVHRDLKPENLLLDSKCDVKIADFGLSNVMRDGHFLKTSCGSPNYAAPEVISGKLYAGPEVDVWSCGVILYALLCGTLPFDDENIPNLFKKIKGGIYTLPSHLSALARDLIPRMLIVDPMKRITIREIREHPWFQTRLPRYLAVPPPDTIMQAKKIEEDILQEVIKMGFDKNQLVESLHNRIQNEATVSYYLLLDNRFRAMSGYLGGDFQETMDYGFSRMGASEAPAIAHHLPGYMDPLGIGLRPSVPVEKKWALGLQSRAHPREIMTEVLKALRELNVCWKKIGHYNMKCRYFFGISDHAESMFNDSLHANHSVSDESAIVESDNVSGKEFSTIKFEIQLYKTREEKYLLDLQRVSGPQLLFLDLCASFLAQLRVL